One Actinosynnema pretiosum DNA segment encodes these proteins:
- a CDS encoding cation:proton antiporter: protein MITAAPPPPIGAHPMLVLLLQLAVLLGVAFTLGRLCARVSLPAVVGELAAGILLGPSLLANLAPAASDWLFPANAEQIHLLDAVGQLGVLLLVGFTGMHIDTKLIRRTGAKAAGVSAGGLFLPLALGVAVGFALPASLVGEKADRPVFALFLGVAMCVSAIPVIAKTLLEMKLLHRDIGQLTISAAAVDDVVGWSLLSIVSAMATTGLRGGHLLLTFGSLVLVAAVALLVGRPLVRAALTRADRSEDPATTVAVVAVLLLASAAGTHALGLEAILGAFACGILLSSSGLLNRAKLAPLRTFTMAVLAPIFFATAGLRMDLTLLADPAVLLAALAVLAIAIAGKFVGAYLGARLSGLGHWEGLALGAGLNARGVVEVIVAMAGLRLGVLTTAGYTIVVLVAVVTSLMAPPTLRHAVRRIAVTEEENEREKVFSGHP, encoded by the coding sequence GTGATCACCGCCGCGCCCCCGCCGCCCATCGGGGCCCACCCCATGCTGGTGCTGCTGCTCCAGCTGGCGGTCCTGCTCGGCGTCGCCTTCACCCTCGGCCGCCTGTGCGCCCGCGTCTCCCTGCCCGCCGTGGTCGGTGAGCTGGCGGCGGGCATCCTGCTCGGCCCGTCCCTGCTGGCCAACCTCGCGCCCGCCGCCTCCGACTGGCTCTTCCCCGCCAACGCCGAGCAGATCCACCTCCTGGACGCCGTCGGCCAGCTCGGCGTGCTGCTGCTGGTCGGCTTCACCGGGATGCACATCGACACCAAGCTGATCCGCCGCACCGGCGCGAAAGCCGCGGGGGTCAGCGCGGGCGGCCTGTTCCTGCCGCTCGCCCTCGGCGTCGCGGTCGGCTTCGCGCTGCCCGCCTCCCTGGTGGGCGAGAAGGCCGACCGGCCGGTGTTCGCGCTGTTCCTCGGCGTGGCCATGTGCGTGAGCGCCATCCCGGTCATCGCCAAGACCCTGCTGGAGATGAAGCTGCTGCACCGCGACATCGGCCAGCTCACCATCAGCGCCGCCGCCGTGGACGACGTCGTCGGCTGGTCGCTGCTGTCCATCGTCTCCGCCATGGCCACCACCGGCCTGCGCGGCGGACACCTGCTGCTCACCTTCGGCAGCCTCGTCCTGGTGGCCGCCGTCGCCCTGCTCGTGGGCAGACCGCTGGTGCGCGCCGCCCTCACCCGCGCCGACCGCTCCGAGGACCCGGCCACCACCGTCGCCGTCGTCGCCGTGCTCCTGCTCGCCTCCGCCGCGGGCACCCACGCGCTCGGCCTGGAGGCGATCCTCGGCGCGTTCGCCTGCGGCATCCTGCTCAGCTCCTCCGGCCTGCTGAACCGGGCGAAGCTGGCCCCGCTGCGCACGTTCACCATGGCGGTCCTCGCGCCGATCTTCTTCGCCACCGCCGGGCTGCGCATGGACCTCACCCTGCTCGCCGACCCGGCGGTGCTCCTGGCCGCGCTCGCGGTGCTGGCCATCGCCATCGCGGGCAAGTTCGTCGGCGCCTACCTCGGGGCCAGGCTCAGCGGGCTCGGCCACTGGGAGGGCCTGGCGCTGGGCGCGGGGCTGAACGCGCGCGGCGTCGTGGAGGTGATCGTCGCGATGGCCGGGCTGCGCCTCGGGGTGCTCACCACCGCCGGCTACACGATCGTCGTGCTGGTCGCCGTCGTCACCTCGCTCATGGCCCCGCCGACGCTGCGGCACGCCGTCCGGCGCATCGCGGTGACCGAGGAGGAGAACGAGCGGGAGAAGGTCTTCAGCGGCCACCCCTGA
- a CDS encoding ATP-grasp domain-containing protein produces MKLLTVETRQYLDYYHSRYRQVQDLGVDLHVLNGEGTEDFWPADRYRLVGSKDIDKMVEVAKEWHAAEHFDGVITFSEAAVVAVAVIAEALGLPTIGREAAVNSRNKLLMRQSHQAGGAPIPGFRHVESLEEAQEAAREFGFPVIVKPTLGAGSHFVFKCDDEAELAEHYAQAAEGIRDLFWANSEADGIDLGPNALLVESFLDGKEYLMEAVAWDGEVYLGSVVDRITAEGGTFDDDVHHAPTSMSPRDLAAVHAVVKAGALAQGLRRSVMHAEVRFHRGEPYLLEIAARVGGGGLDMIARVTADHDPIAAVVDIAAGKAPDVRHFRPTGTHTTSMCLISGAGVVKEVVVPQEVAESDRVFLLKITARPGDVIKRPPNGNTILGFLGTTGDSEAEAFATMADFAERITVDFQ; encoded by the coding sequence GTGAAGCTGCTGACCGTCGAGACCCGCCAGTACCTGGACTACTACCACTCCCGCTACCGGCAGGTGCAGGACCTCGGCGTCGACCTGCACGTGCTCAACGGCGAGGGCACCGAGGACTTCTGGCCCGCCGACCGCTACCGCCTGGTCGGCTCCAAGGACATCGACAAGATGGTCGAGGTCGCCAAGGAGTGGCACGCCGCCGAGCACTTCGACGGCGTGATCACCTTCTCCGAGGCCGCGGTCGTCGCCGTCGCCGTCATCGCCGAGGCGCTGGGCCTGCCCACCATCGGCCGCGAGGCCGCCGTCAACAGCCGCAACAAGCTGCTGATGCGCCAGTCCCACCAGGCGGGGGGCGCTCCCATCCCCGGCTTCCGGCACGTCGAGAGCCTGGAGGAGGCGCAGGAGGCCGCGCGCGAGTTCGGGTTCCCCGTCATCGTCAAGCCCACCCTGGGCGCGGGCAGCCACTTCGTCTTCAAGTGCGACGACGAGGCCGAGCTGGCCGAGCACTACGCGCAGGCCGCCGAGGGCATCCGGGACCTGTTCTGGGCCAACTCCGAGGCCGACGGGATCGACCTGGGGCCCAACGCCCTGCTGGTCGAGTCGTTCCTGGACGGCAAGGAGTACCTGATGGAGGCGGTCGCCTGGGACGGCGAGGTCTACCTCGGGTCCGTGGTCGACCGGATCACCGCCGAGGGCGGCACGTTCGACGACGACGTGCACCACGCCCCCACCTCCATGTCGCCGCGCGACCTGGCGGCGGTGCACGCCGTGGTCAAGGCGGGCGCGCTCGCCCAGGGCCTGCGGCGCAGCGTCATGCACGCCGAGGTCCGCTTCCACCGGGGCGAGCCCTACCTGCTGGAGATCGCGGCGCGGGTCGGCGGCGGCGGGCTCGACATGATCGCCCGCGTCACCGCCGACCACGACCCGATCGCCGCCGTGGTCGACATCGCCGCGGGCAAGGCGCCGGACGTGCGGCACTTCCGGCCCACCGGCACCCACACCACCTCCATGTGCCTGATCTCCGGGGCGGGCGTGGTCAAGGAGGTCGTGGTGCCGCAGGAGGTCGCCGAGTCCGACCGGGTCTTCCTGCTCAAGATCACCGCCCGGCCCGGCGACGTGATCAAGCGCCCGCCGAACGGCAACACCATCCTCGGGTTCCTCGGCACCACCGGCGACTCCGAGGCGGAGGCCTTCGCCACCATGGCCGACTTCGCCGAGCGCATCACCGTCGACTTCCAGTAA
- a CDS encoding ABC transporter substrate-binding protein has product MTTAQSATDPATTDPTAADPTAAPAGDVPRKGGVVTWACAPGFPPAVIFPFTPAERMGTRNILEFQALMYRTLYYFGSDGTPNVDYHQSIGEEPVWSEDGRTARVRVKPWKWSNGETVCADNVLFWVNLMKVKGPRYGEYVPGYFPDNLTEYGKLADDEVFFTFDKPYSKHWVLHNQLSTITPLPKAWDRTADGPANASGDLADVEAVYDYLMAEQGDIINEGNEHRTRWAESPVWSVVSGPWRLKSYTLEGVVTFVPNEHYSGPNKPHLDEFRQIPTFSDEEQYEVLRKGPDAEGGFQVGYLPLSFATEPAVDPVVGGPNPLAEHYTMHPQTAFCIRYISLNYNNPTVVGKMFAQTYLRQALQSVLDQDTAVRDIYQGYAYRQNGPVPMYPRTEYVSPRQREGAWPLPFDPKHAKELLEANGWDTSRTPAVCVRAGTGPGEAGEGIPEGTELTLLMRYVEGRPALTRLMEGFRDAAAEAGIELRLREVYGSVLVAEDAPCVPTEETPCLWEMCCWNGGWAYHHPTGEILFSTGAGGNFGFYTDPKADALIERTVTTDDLDVLYEYQDYIAEQVPVIFTPNFPIRLFEVANTLKGFGPINPYGMINPENWYYAEDPA; this is encoded by the coding sequence ATGACCACGGCACAGTCCGCCACCGACCCGGCCACGACCGACCCGACCGCCGCCGACCCGACCGCCGCACCCGCCGGGGACGTCCCCCGCAAGGGCGGGGTCGTCACCTGGGCCTGCGCGCCGGGCTTCCCGCCCGCCGTGATCTTCCCGTTCACGCCCGCCGAGCGCATGGGCACCCGCAACATCCTGGAGTTCCAGGCCCTGATGTACCGGACGCTGTACTACTTCGGCAGCGACGGCACCCCGAACGTCGACTACCACCAGAGCATCGGCGAGGAGCCGGTGTGGAGCGAGGACGGCCGCACCGCGCGCGTGCGCGTCAAGCCGTGGAAGTGGTCCAACGGCGAGACCGTGTGCGCCGACAACGTCCTGTTCTGGGTGAACCTGATGAAGGTCAAGGGCCCCCGGTACGGCGAGTACGTCCCCGGCTACTTCCCGGACAACCTCACCGAGTACGGCAAGCTCGCCGACGACGAGGTGTTCTTCACCTTCGACAAGCCCTACTCCAAGCACTGGGTGCTGCACAACCAGCTCAGCACCATCACCCCGCTGCCCAAGGCCTGGGACCGCACCGCCGACGGCCCGGCCAACGCCTCCGGCGACCTCGCCGACGTCGAGGCCGTCTACGACTACCTGATGGCCGAGCAGGGCGACATCATCAACGAGGGCAACGAGCACCGCACCAGGTGGGCCGAAAGTCCCGTGTGGAGCGTCGTCTCCGGGCCGTGGCGGCTCAAGAGCTACACCCTCGAAGGCGTCGTCACCTTCGTGCCCAACGAGCACTACTCCGGTCCGAACAAGCCGCACCTGGACGAGTTCCGCCAGATCCCGACCTTCTCCGACGAGGAGCAGTACGAGGTCCTCAGGAAGGGCCCGGACGCCGAGGGCGGCTTCCAGGTCGGCTACCTGCCGCTCAGCTTCGCCACCGAGCCCGCCGTCGACCCGGTCGTCGGCGGCCCCAACCCGCTGGCCGAGCACTACACGATGCACCCGCAGACCGCGTTCTGCATCCGGTACATCTCGCTCAACTACAACAACCCCACCGTCGTCGGGAAGATGTTCGCCCAGACCTACCTGCGCCAGGCGCTGCAGAGCGTCCTGGACCAGGACACCGCGGTCCGCGACATCTACCAGGGCTACGCCTACCGGCAGAACGGCCCCGTCCCGATGTACCCGAGGACCGAGTACGTCTCCCCGCGCCAGCGCGAGGGCGCCTGGCCGCTCCCGTTCGACCCCAAGCACGCCAAGGAGCTGCTGGAGGCCAACGGCTGGGACACCAGCCGGACCCCGGCGGTGTGCGTGCGCGCGGGAACCGGACCGGGCGAGGCGGGGGAGGGCATCCCCGAGGGCACGGAGCTGACCCTGCTCATGCGCTACGTCGAGGGCCGCCCCGCGCTCACCCGGCTCATGGAGGGCTTCCGCGACGCCGCCGCCGAGGCGGGCATCGAGCTGCGCCTGCGCGAGGTCTACGGCTCCGTCCTGGTCGCCGAGGACGCGCCGTGCGTGCCCACCGAGGAAACCCCCTGCCTGTGGGAGATGTGCTGCTGGAACGGCGGCTGGGCCTACCACCACCCCACCGGCGAGATCCTCTTCTCCACCGGCGCGGGCGGCAACTTCGGCTTCTACACCGACCCGAAGGCCGACGCGCTCATCGAGCGCACCGTCACCACCGACGACCTGGACGTGCTCTACGAGTACCAGGACTACATCGCCGAGCAGGTGCCGGTGATCTTCACGCCCAACTTCCCCATCCGCCTCTTCGAGGTCGCCAACACCCTCAAGGGCTTCGGGCCGATCAACCCCTACGGCATGATCAACCCGGAGAACTGGTACTACGCCGAGGACCCGGCGTGA
- a CDS encoding FAD-dependent oxidoreductase, with protein MKVGVVGGGIAGALLALRLRREHGAEVEVFTLGPSTSDASGVSGGLVRGYERDPDASRLAALGLAELRDSPELLEWTGYRETGSVYLLPPDAGPPDLTAVRELLPGSAEVVDAAEAARRYGFAGGDGATAVVERHAGFLSPAGLRERALDWLARHGATVRESRVERVGADTVAAGGTEHRYDAVVVAAGAWTGGLAPGRWRTKQIQFGVYRVELPGLAVFVDDVTGLFGRPWAPGEFLLGLGCDRWDVDPERVEVDTAHAEDVTAAVLRRFGVRPEPVRAVASCDGYGPPGGLRLRVEGGVRTFAGGSGGSVKTVLAASRVAARQLAA; from the coding sequence ATGAAGGTCGGCGTGGTCGGCGGGGGAATAGCGGGCGCGCTGCTCGCGCTGAGGTTGCGCCGCGAGCACGGCGCCGAGGTCGAGGTGTTCACCCTCGGACCGTCCACTTCGGACGCCTCGGGCGTGTCCGGCGGGCTGGTGCGCGGCTACGAGCGCGACCCGGACGCGTCCCGGCTCGCCGCGCTCGGCCTCGCCGAGCTGCGCGACAGCCCCGAACTGCTGGAGTGGACCGGCTACCGGGAGACCGGCTCGGTCTACCTGCTGCCCCCGGACGCCGGGCCGCCCGACCTGACCGCCGTGCGCGAGCTGCTGCCAGGCTCCGCCGAGGTCGTGGACGCCGCCGAGGCGGCCCGCCGCTACGGGTTCGCGGGCGGCGACGGGGCCACCGCCGTCGTGGAGCGCCACGCCGGGTTCCTGTCACCGGCCGGGCTGCGCGAGCGCGCGCTGGACTGGCTGGCCAGGCACGGCGCGACCGTGCGCGAGAGCAGGGTCGAGCGCGTCGGGGCGGACACCGTCGCGGCGGGCGGGACCGAGCACCGGTACGACGCCGTCGTCGTCGCCGCGGGCGCCTGGACCGGCGGGCTCGCGCCGGGGCGGTGGCGCACCAAGCAGATCCAGTTCGGCGTCTACCGCGTCGAGCTGCCGGGCCTCGCGGTCTTCGTCGACGACGTCACCGGCCTGTTCGGCAGGCCGTGGGCGCCGGGGGAGTTCCTGCTGGGCCTGGGCTGCGACCGCTGGGACGTCGACCCCGAGCGCGTCGAGGTCGACACCGCCCACGCCGAGGACGTCACCGCCGCCGTCCTGCGCCGGTTCGGCGTCCGCCCGGAACCGGTGCGCGCCGTGGCCTCCTGCGACGGCTACGGGCCGCCGGGCGGACTGCGACTGCGCGTCGAGGGCGGGGTGCGCACCTTCGCCGGTGGCAGCGGCGGGTCGGTCAAGACCGTGCTGGCCGCCAGCCGGGTGGCCGCGCGCCAGCTCGCCGCCTGA
- the cas6e gene encoding type I-E CRISPR-associated protein Cas6/Cse3/CasE: MFLTKLTVDVRSREFRRDLANLHEMHRTVMSGYPRVEDGSPARQTHGVLWRLDPTRDGGYTQYVQSLTRPDWTGLPETLLTSPAEVRSLDPLLDAIEPGRVLAFRLLANATKDSVPAEPGGRGLRVAHRTPEAQVAWLARKGQRHGFALRDRPDGAPDVTLWSAPRMTGRKKAGRPITVDAVRFDGHLVVTDADALREAVGSGIGRAKAYGCGMLSLARARIDLGEAAEVA, translated from the coding sequence GTGTTCCTGACCAAGTTGACCGTCGACGTGCGCTCCCGCGAGTTCCGCCGGGACCTGGCGAACCTGCACGAGATGCACCGCACCGTCATGTCCGGCTACCCCAGGGTCGAGGACGGCTCGCCCGCCAGGCAGACCCACGGTGTGCTGTGGCGGCTCGACCCCACGCGCGACGGGGGGTACACCCAGTACGTGCAGAGCCTGACCCGGCCGGACTGGACCGGGTTACCCGAGACCCTGCTGACCTCGCCCGCCGAGGTGCGCTCGCTCGACCCGCTGCTCGACGCCATCGAGCCCGGCCGGGTGCTGGCGTTCCGGCTGCTGGCCAACGCCACCAAGGACAGCGTGCCCGCCGAGCCCGGCGGGCGGGGGCTGCGGGTGGCGCACCGCACGCCCGAGGCGCAGGTGGCGTGGTTGGCGCGCAAGGGGCAGCGGCACGGGTTCGCGCTGCGCGACCGGCCCGACGGGGCGCCGGACGTGACGCTGTGGTCCGCGCCCCGGATGACCGGCCGCAAGAAGGCCGGGCGGCCCATCACCGTGGACGCGGTGCGGTTCGACGGGCACCTCGTGGTCACCGACGCGGACGCGCTGCGGGAGGCGGTCGGCAGCGGCATCGGGCGGGCCAAGGCGTACGGGTGCGGGATGCTCTCGCTCGCCAGGGCGCGGATCGACCTGGGCGAGGCCGCCGAGGTCGCCTAG
- a CDS encoding lysine N(6)-hydroxylase/L-ornithine N(5)-oxygenase family protein, which produces MEHQEVELLAIGAGPANLALAVALEELAPEIAANTTIVEQHDTVAWQRGMLLPWSQSQVSFLKDLVTLRNPRSEFSFLNFLHANGRLDEFINLGTFTPYRREISDYLSWVAASLKSVRVLHGRKVVAVEPRAEVGGEVTSWLVRFSDGSTTGARSLVFGTGRDPHVPTEFLGLPQEKVAHSIEFAQRLKQLDPATTKRVVVVGGAQSAAEMFWESHQALPGAEVTMVMRSIGLNGYESSKFTNELFYPSFVDTFNSALPDAREQLLREMHRTNYGGLSPATLENLYRTIYLEKLSGDQRMSVITMVEVADARSEGDEVVLTLVDRKDGSRSELRCDVVLLGTGYSQKMPLVTRNLAASVGADDFTVTRNYRVTLPAHVTARVYLQGVNEATHGIADSLISVLAIRSSEIVADLRADERPAHAPAQAPAPARVQPELLDVVRS; this is translated from the coding sequence GTGGAGCACCAGGAAGTCGAGCTGCTGGCGATCGGCGCCGGACCCGCGAACCTCGCGCTCGCCGTGGCGCTGGAGGAGCTCGCGCCCGAGATCGCCGCGAACACCACCATCGTCGAGCAGCACGACACCGTGGCCTGGCAGCGCGGGATGCTGCTGCCCTGGTCGCAGAGCCAGGTGTCGTTCCTCAAGGACCTGGTCACCCTGCGCAACCCGCGCAGCGAGTTCTCGTTCCTGAACTTCCTGCACGCCAACGGCAGGCTGGACGAGTTCATCAACCTCGGCACGTTCACCCCGTACCGCAGGGAGATCTCCGACTACCTGTCCTGGGTCGCCGCCTCCCTCAAGTCGGTGCGCGTGCTGCACGGCCGCAAGGTGGTGGCGGTCGAGCCGCGCGCCGAGGTCGGCGGCGAGGTCACCTCGTGGCTGGTGCGCTTCTCCGACGGCTCCACCACCGGCGCCCGCTCGCTGGTCTTCGGCACCGGCCGCGACCCGCACGTGCCCACCGAGTTCCTCGGCCTGCCGCAGGAGAAGGTCGCGCACAGCATCGAGTTCGCCCAGCGCCTCAAGCAGCTCGACCCGGCCACCACCAAGCGCGTCGTGGTCGTCGGCGGCGCGCAGTCGGCGGCCGAGATGTTCTGGGAGTCGCACCAGGCGCTGCCCGGCGCCGAGGTGACCATGGTGATGCGCTCCATCGGCCTCAACGGCTACGAGAGCAGCAAGTTCACCAACGAGCTGTTCTACCCCTCGTTCGTCGACACCTTCAACAGCGCCCTCCCGGACGCCCGCGAGCAGCTGCTGCGCGAGATGCACCGCACCAACTACGGCGGCCTCTCGCCCGCGACGCTGGAGAACCTCTACCGCACCATCTACCTGGAGAAGCTCAGCGGCGACCAGCGGATGTCCGTCATCACCATGGTCGAGGTCGCCGACGCCCGCTCCGAGGGCGACGAGGTCGTGCTGACCCTGGTGGACCGCAAGGACGGCTCCCGCTCCGAGCTGCGCTGCGACGTGGTGCTGCTGGGCACCGGCTACAGCCAGAAGATGCCGCTGGTGACCAGGAACCTGGCCGCCTCGGTCGGCGCGGACGACTTCACCGTCACCCGCAACTACCGGGTCACCCTCCCCGCCCACGTGACCGCCCGCGTGTACCTGCAGGGCGTCAACGAGGCCACGCACGGCATCGCGGACTCGCTGATCAGCGTGCTCGCCATCCGCTCCAGCGAGATCGTCGCCGACCTGCGCGCCGACGAGCGCCCGGCGCACGCCCCGGCCCAGGCCCCCGCCCCGGCCCGCGTGCAGCCCGAGCTGCTCGACGTCGTCCGCTCCTGA
- a CDS encoding class I tRNA ligase family protein, whose amino-acid sequence MTTARPAVVIAATPTSNGDLHVGHLAGPYLSADVYARYLKATGRPVVYTTCTDDSQSYVVSTAHRRGLAPEELVRTSTEQISRSLAAAGTLVPGLPPIDERYRRTVLDYLLELHAAGRFQPRTVRLPYAKNAGVFLYDGLVSGTCPVCLSGSCGGACENCGHPNNFDELIDPKYTIDPSDPVVYREQRILVLPLEEYRERLSSYYASRTPRWRPHAKQLIGELLARPLPDVPVTFPGSWGIPAPFPETPGQIVYPWVEAVPAAMYSTWWAATEQGNPPGAADELWRAESGAELVYFHGFDNVYHWGLVDLVMLMAHGDRYTTPDANVCNEFYDLEGEKFSTSRGHLIWGADLFAEVPKDLVRFYLALTAPEFQRTNFSREQLHSVTTRRLVDPWNALADTTSLVLGGVVDGTALPTTEAGRRRATAMDERFRLCYELPGFTLGRAAETAITQLARLRALAETVDPARNGHSPTAPGDLLLEARTLLAWTAPILVDTAERLTGLGVDLALGGRPATEVPAFRFPRLPATDSPTRPTTLIDSAR is encoded by the coding sequence GTGACCACCGCGCGGCCCGCCGTCGTCATCGCGGCCACGCCCACCTCCAACGGCGACCTGCACGTCGGGCACCTCGCGGGCCCGTACCTGTCCGCCGACGTGTACGCCCGCTACCTCAAGGCCACCGGCCGCCCCGTGGTCTACACGACCTGCACGGACGACAGCCAGAGCTACGTGGTGTCCACCGCGCACCGCAGGGGCCTGGCCCCCGAGGAGCTGGTGCGCACCTCCACCGAGCAGATCAGCCGCTCGCTCGCCGCCGCGGGCACCCTCGTCCCCGGCCTGCCGCCGATCGACGAGCGCTACCGCCGCACCGTGCTCGACTACCTCCTCGAACTGCACGCCGCGGGCCGCTTCCAGCCGCGCACCGTGCGCCTGCCCTACGCCAAGAACGCGGGCGTGTTCCTGTACGACGGCCTGGTCAGCGGCACCTGCCCGGTGTGCCTGTCCGGCAGCTGCGGCGGCGCCTGCGAGAACTGCGGGCACCCCAACAACTTCGACGAGCTGATCGACCCGAAGTACACGATCGACCCGAGCGACCCGGTGGTCTACCGGGAGCAGCGCATCCTCGTGCTGCCGCTGGAGGAGTACCGCGAGCGCCTCTCCTCCTACTACGCCTCGCGCACCCCGCGCTGGCGCCCGCACGCCAAGCAGCTCATCGGCGAGCTGCTGGCCCGCCCGCTGCCCGACGTGCCGGTCACCTTCCCCGGCTCCTGGGGCATCCCCGCCCCGTTCCCGGAGACCCCCGGCCAGATCGTCTACCCGTGGGTCGAGGCCGTCCCCGCCGCGATGTACAGCACCTGGTGGGCGGCCACCGAGCAGGGCAACCCGCCCGGCGCCGCCGACGAGCTGTGGCGCGCCGAGAGCGGCGCGGAGCTGGTCTACTTCCACGGCTTCGACAACGTCTACCACTGGGGCCTGGTCGACCTGGTGATGCTGATGGCGCACGGCGACCGCTACACCACGCCGGACGCCAACGTCTGCAACGAGTTCTACGACCTGGAGGGCGAGAAGTTCTCCACCAGCCGGGGCCACCTCATCTGGGGCGCCGACCTGTTCGCCGAGGTGCCCAAGGACCTGGTGCGGTTCTACCTCGCGCTGACCGCGCCCGAGTTCCAGCGCACCAACTTCAGCCGCGAGCAGCTGCACTCGGTCACCACGCGCAGGCTCGTCGACCCGTGGAACGCCCTGGCGGACACCACCTCCCTGGTGCTGGGCGGGGTGGTGGACGGCACCGCGCTGCCCACCACCGAGGCCGGGCGCAGGCGCGCCACGGCGATGGACGAGCGGTTCCGGCTCTGCTACGAGCTGCCCGGCTTCACCCTCGGCCGCGCCGCCGAGACCGCGATCACCCAGCTGGCCAGGCTGCGCGCGCTCGCCGAGACCGTGGACCCGGCCCGCAACGGCCACTCGCCCACCGCCCCCGGCGACCTGCTGCTGGAGGCCCGCACCCTGCTGGCGTGGACCGCGCCGATCCTGGTCGACACCGCCGAGCGCCTCACCGGCCTCGGCGTCGACCTCGCCCTCGGCGGCAGGCCCGCGACCGAGGTCCCGGCGTTCCGGTTCCCCCGGCTGCCCGCGACCGACTCGCCGACCCGGCCGACCACCCTGATCGACAGCGCCCGGTAG
- a CDS encoding acyl carrier protein: MSEVAEAVLEILSDVLEVSRGELRATPVLAAHEWDSTSSLDALSQLETGLGVRVDLRAFHAARTVADVVDLVSPQFEPV, from the coding sequence ATGAGCGAGGTTGCCGAAGCCGTGCTGGAGATCCTCAGCGACGTGCTGGAGGTGAGCCGGGGCGAGCTGCGCGCCACGCCCGTGCTCGCCGCGCACGAGTGGGACAGCACCAGCTCGCTGGACGCGCTGTCCCAGCTGGAGACCGGGCTGGGGGTGCGCGTGGACCTGCGCGCCTTCCACGCGGCCAGGACCGTCGCCGACGTGGTCGACCTGGTCAGCCCGCAGTTCGAACCGGTCTGA
- a CDS encoding cupin domain-containing protein — MELRKLDRDNLKQDNGLVAQRLVPWELLNAPFEGSWCVVRPGAESGAHGHHEYEIWVAMTGQAEIITAEGATEFKAGDVVHFTPHEEHQVVNRGEEDFQFYSIWWDAELSEKFAARHAESR; from the coding sequence ATGGAGTTGCGCAAGTTGGACCGGGACAACCTCAAGCAGGACAACGGGCTCGTCGCCCAGCGCCTGGTCCCGTGGGAGCTGCTGAACGCCCCCTTCGAGGGTTCCTGGTGCGTGGTGCGCCCCGGCGCCGAGTCCGGCGCGCACGGCCACCACGAGTACGAGATCTGGGTCGCCATGACCGGCCAGGCCGAGATCATCACCGCCGAGGGCGCCACCGAGTTCAAGGCGGGCGACGTCGTGCACTTCACCCCGCACGAGGAGCACCAGGTGGTGAACCGGGGCGAGGAGGACTTCCAGTTCTACTCGATCTGGTGGGACGCCGAGCTGTCCGAGAAGTTCGCTGCCAGGCACGCGGAGAGCCGGTGA